The Equus przewalskii isolate Varuska chromosome 5, EquPr2, whole genome shotgun sequence genome window below encodes:
- the LOC103558891 gene encoding LOW QUALITY PROTEIN: keratin, type II cytoskeletal 74-like (The sequence of the model RefSeq protein was modified relative to this genomic sequence to represent the inferred CDS: substituted 2 bases at 2 genomic stop codons) → MSWQLNIKSGGDKGGFSGHSAVVLRKAVGGVASHRAAGRGAGAGFGSQSLYSLGGNRSISLNVAGGGVRTGGYSFRPRSGCAGGRTTGFAGSVFGSMALGPACPSVCPPRGIHLVTVNKSLLAPLNVELDPEIQRVRTQEREQIKALNNKFASFIDKVRFLEQQNQVLETKWNLLQQLDLNNCKNNLEPILEGYISNLRKQLETLSGDRVRLDSELRSMRDVVEDYKXRYEVQINRRTAAEKEFAVLKKDADAAYAVKAELXAKQDSLDKDIKFLKCLYDAEMAQIQTHTSETSVILSMDSNWDLDSIIDEGRAQYEEIALKSKAEAQVLYQSKIQELQLAAGRHGDDLKHTKNEMSEMSQLIQRLQCEIVNVKKQVGSNSTENAGAQFHPL, encoded by the exons ATGAGTTGGCAACTGAACATCAAGTCTGGTGGTGACAAAGGTGGCTTCAGCGGGCACTCGGCAGTGGTGCTCAGGAAGGCTGTGGGCGGTGTGGCTTCTCACCGTGCAGCTggcagaggagctggggctggctTCGGCAGTCAGAGCCTCTACAGTCTTGGAGGGAATCGGAGTATTTCCCTCAATGTGGCTGGTGGTGGCGTTCGGACTGGAGGGTACAGCTTCCGGCCTCGCTCTGGGTGTGCAGGGGGCCGGACCACTGGCTTTGCTGGCAGCGTCTTTGGCAGCATGGCCTTGGGGCCTGCATGTCCATCTGTGTGTCCACCCAGGGGCATCCACCTGGTCACCGTCAACAAGAGCCTCCTGGCCCCCCTCAATGTGGAGCTGGACCCCGAGATCCAGAGAGTGCGCACTCAGGAGCGGGAGCAGATCAAGGCACTGAATAACAAGTTCGCCTCCTTCATTGACAAG GTGCGGTTCCTGGAGCagcagaaccaggtgctggagacCAAGTGGAACCTGCTGCAACAGCTGGACCTGAACAACTGCAAGAACAACCTGGAGCCCATCCTGGAAGGTTACATCAGCAACCTGCGGAAGCAGCTGGAGACGCTGTCTGGGGACCGGGTGAGGCTGGACTCGGAGCTGAGGAGCATGCGGGACGTGGTGGAGGACTACAAGTAGAG GTATGAGGTACAGATTAATCGGCGCACAGCAGCTGAGAAGGAATTTGCGGTGCTCAAGAAG GATGCAGATGCAGCCTACGCAGTCAAGGCGGAGCTCTAGGCCAAACAGGACTCTCTGGACAAAGACATCAAGTTCCTCAAGTGCCTGTACGATGCG GAGATGGCTCAGATTCAGACTCACACCAGCGAGACCTCCGTCATCCTGTCCATGGACAGCAACTGGGACCTGGACAGCATCATCGATGAGGGCCGTGCCCAGTATGAGGAGATCGCACTAAAGAGCAAGGCCGAGGCCCAGGTGCTGTACCAGAGCAAG ATCCAGGAGCTGCAGCTGGCGGCTGGCCGGCACGGGGATGACCTCAAACACACCAAGAATGAGATGTCAGAGATGAGCCAGCTCATCCAGAGGCTCCAGTGTGAGATTGTGAACGTGAAGAAGCAGGTGGGCAGCAACTCCACCGAGAACGCCGGGGCTCAGTTTCACCCTCTGTGA